The Pseudomonadota bacterium DNA segment GCACTGTTACCTCCTCAATTAATAAGTTATGCTAAAATACTTAAAATAATTGTTATTTTTACCAAAATATCGTCAAAAACACAAGAAAAATGCTGTCTCCTCCATCTTAAAATTACATAGATTTTATGATACAGGAAGGATTTACAGAGCTGCTGTGTGCAATTCAATTAAGGTTCACAAAATAATTTTATTGTGTTATATTTCCAACATGGATAGGATATATTTAGACCACGCATCAACAACACCTGTAGACCGACAGGTGCTTGATGCAATGCTGCCTTATTTCATCGAACAATTTGGAAACCCTTCATCAGCCCTTATCGAGGAAGGCGGGATGCCGAATAAGGCCATAGATGAGGCGCGGAATAAAGTTGCAAAACTCGTGAATGCAGAAAAAGAAGAGATTATCTTTACCGGCTCAGCCACCGAATCGAATAACTTAGCCATAAAAGGATTGGCACTTGCCAACAAAGATAAGGGGAAGAAGATACTCATTTCGGATATTGAACATTATTCTGTTATGAATCAGGCAGATTTCCTAAGAAAATTTGGTTTTGAAGTTGATTTTATAAAGGTAGACAATTACGGCATAGTTGACCTCGAAGACTTAAAGAACAAGTTAACTGATAATACAATACTTGTATCAGTCATGCATGCCAATCTGGAAATAGGAACAATTGAGCCTATTGAAGAAATTGCTCTGTTTTTAATGGAACGCGGCGTATTACTACACTCAGATGGCACAGGAACTTGTGGCAGAATACCGGTTGATGTAAAAAACCTGGGCGTTGATACAATGACCATATCTCCTCATCAGTTTTACGGTCCTAAAGGAGTTGCGGCCCTATATATGAAAAGAGGTACAAAACTTATATCTTTTATACAGGGGGGATCTCAGGAAATGGGTTACAGAGCAGGTACAGAAAATGTTCCTGGAATTGTCGGTTTTGGCGAGGCTGCCCGTATCGCTATGGAAGAGATGGACGAAAGAGTGGAAGGATTAACAAGATTATCAAGGAGGCTATGGGATGGCCTTGCATCATCCATAGAATATATACATTTCACAGGTCATCCGACTAAGAGATTGCCTGGTCATACAAGTTTCTGGATTGAATTTGTTGAAGGTGAATCCTTACTTTTATGGCTCAATCTGAACGGAATTGCTTCAGCAAGCGGTAGCGCCTGTGCTTCAAACATGATGGCGGTTGACGAAACAGGCTTGAGGGCATCACATGTGCTCACCGCAGTGGGTGTGCCACCGGAGATATGCAGCGGTTCTATTTCTTTTTCTCTTGGAAAGGACAACAAAACAGAAGAAGTGGAGCACGTCCTTTCTGTTATACCGGGCATTGTAAAACGGCTGATGGGGATGTCGCCTCTTTACGAAAAAGCCAGAAAATCAGGAATAAGTATGGGAAAGGAGGTATAAAATGGCAAAAGGGCCATATAGTGACAAAGTGATGGACCATTTTATGAACCCGAGAAATATGGGCGAGATAGAGGATGCTGACGGTGTAGGAGAGGTAGGAAATCCGGCCTGTGGTGATGTTATGAAGCTATATCTGAAGATCGAGGGCGATAAGATAGTAGATGCTAAATTCAAGACCTTCGGGTGCGGTGCAGCAATTGCATCAAGCAGTATGACAACGGAACTTATAAAAGGCAAAACGATAGATGAGGCGCTCCGCATATCGAATGAAGCCGTCACAGAGGCACTGGGAGGCTTACCACCGGCAAAACAGCACTGCTCGGTTCTTGCAGAAGAAGCTCTAAAAGTTGCCCTTGAGGATTACAAAAAGAAAAAAGAGCAGGGCTGAAGACAAACATATATTCAGTCGACCCTTTTTCTTAAAACAGAAGGGTTATGAACCTGTTTTAAGCTGAGTCTAACAACCTGATATCATGGAGATAATATATATGAAAACTGTTAATGTTATATCTACAATATGTATTTGCATGCTCCTTGTTCTACTTGTTGTAGCTCCACTGTATGGAAAAGACGACAATATCAAACCTAAGGAGCCTGGCGTTTATATTAAAACAGACGAATCCTTAATCAGGCTTTTGCCGAATATGGTTTTCAATGAACAAGGGTTACTTTTTATTGAAAGCAATAACCCTGCACATTTTTTCCTTAAGAATATTGAATATTTCATCGTATTTGGCAAATATAACATAGATATACTAACTCTTAACCCCCTTCTCTTTTTCCAGGCATCTTCTGTAGGAAAGCCTCGTTTCGCTTTTGGAAAAGACATAGAGATTGACATTAAAAATAAAAGCAGTGATCTTTATATTTTAAAGCCTAAGGCGTTAATAGGTAGAGGCTACTATTGCATCTGGATTGAAGACACCGTGTGGGATTTTGTTATTGAATAAAGATTGATAAATTCTTCTGACTATATCTTTATGATTGCTGTTGTTTTCCCTGAAAATAGATTTTCATTTCTTTTTGTTCCGGCAGATCGTCATAAGTGTTTGATTTGGGATTGGAATAATTGGAGGCGGCATCCGGATTTGAACCGGAGAATAACGGTTTTGCAGACCGTCGCCTTACCGCTTGGCTATGCCGCCGCTTAACTTTAGTAAATAAGAATTAATTTAGTTATAGTGAATAGCTTAATCTTTTTGATAAGTTACTAACGACTATTCACTAATAACTATCGACTGACTTTTCTCGAGCGGGCAATGCTTTAACCCGCGACATTTTATTTTTTTTGGAGCGGGAAACGGGATTTGAACCCGCGACTTCAACCTTGGCAAGGTTGCACTCTACCGCTGAGTTATTCCCGCGTGTGTTTTATATAATATAAACCAAATCGTATGTCAATAAAAAGGATAATGCCAAAAGCAGTTCCGACTCAATTTCCCCGATTAAAACACTTAAGATGAAAAGCTTTAGCATAGCAACGGTTTTGAGCTTTTTAAGAGTTCATCACCATTTCTTAAAATATTTTAATTTTTTTCTTGACAAATATTTGCATCATTGCTATAAATTAAAAATATTTAATAAAAGGAGGTGAAGTGCTTATTTTCAATAGTTTTCCTAATAGTAAATTTAGTAAATTAAAAACAAAAACGGAGGTAGGAATGAAGAAGATTATTATTATTATGCTTGCTTTATTTCTTGCAGTACCTGCAATTACCTATGCAGGAAGCGCAACAAGCAGGTGGGACGTAACGATTGGCGGTTATATAGAGTTTGAGACAGGCTACAACACTCAGAATATAGGTTCTGCTCTTCTCGCTGCCCAGAGGACTGGCTACATGTCAAATCAGAACATGCCCGACGAAACAGGCAATTTTTTCATGAGTGCCGCTCAGACAGAACTTAACTTCCTAATAAAAGGTCCGGATGCATGGGGCGCAAAGACAATGGCCTTTCTATCCGGTGATTTTACCGGGCAGTGGGCGGCCGTCAATGCTGGTTCATTTGACATGAAATTTGCATTCATGAAACTCATGTGGCCGTCATCAAGCCTTACTATAGGTCAGCTCCCTTCGCCTACCAGTACGATGCCGACCTGGTCTGGCAATGCGTTTAACTTCTCTACAGTAACCGCATATAACAAGGGGACTCCGAATACACAGCAGATAATGTTCAATCAGATGTTCGGCAAGAATTGGGCCATAAATATTGGCGTGATAAACAGCGGTAATATGAATGGTGGTGGCCCAGGCGGAGCACCAGCCGGCGCTAATTTAAGCGGAATGCCCTTTTTAGCCGGTGATATCACATGGTCCACCGATTCCTGCGGAACTGTAGGTCCCTGGAAGATGCTCTTCAGCACCGGTGGATTTATCGGAAAAACAAGGACACAGTATATTTCACAGGCCAGTACCGCTACTACTGTACAGAAAATTAGCGACAAAAACCTTACTTCCTGGTTATGGGAAGCAAAAGCTATAATCCCCGTAATTCCCCAGAAGAAAGAAAATAAGGCAGGTGCGTTTTTGGCAGCATTTAGTGTCTTTACTGGTCAGAACACGGGCAATCAGCTCAATTTTGCACCCAACAGTGGCGGCTTCGCTTATGCTTATGGAAATGCTATTACCGCTGACATTGCCGCACCGACTATATCAGGCGGTTATGCACATCTTCAATATTACTTAACCAATAATGTCTTTGTAAACGGTTTCTACGGCTATATGGTTCAGAATTGGAGCCAGGCTCAGAGTCCTAGTGCTGCTGCTGCTGCTGGTCTTGCAGAAATACGGAACAACCAGCAGATTACTGCCAACATCATGTACGATGTCAGTCCTGCACTCAGGGTAGGTTTTGAGTATATCAATGTTTACACACGCTATGCAAACCTAGCGAATATCGCCAACGCCAACTTTTATGACACGAAAGGCATAAACCACAGTTTCAGAATCGGCGCTATCTATTTCTTCTAAGAAGAAACAGCAAAAGCATTTAAATGGGGAGCTACAAGCTCCCCATTTTTTTATTAATGTCTCTTGCACCCTATTATTGATGGTCTTTTTCCATATTCTTTCTTTTCAATCCATCATTCATAAAAACATATGATTGCCGTTCACGCAGAACATCGAGAAAGATATAAGGAATACTTAATGAACTCCTCCCAATGTGCGATTCATTACCCATGTTAATCTAGTCTATACAGGAGAGTTTGACCGTTATTTTCTTCTAAACCTGAAGCACTTTAACACCTTCTCTAAAAAGCAGATTCAGTCTTTTAAGGTACACATATGAAAAAAACAACAGGGTTTCTCGATTGAGAAACCCTGTTGTTTTTTTCATACTTCTTGGAAAAGGTTTTATACTATTGCTTTTAACTTTTCCTGAAGGTTTTTTGTGAAATCCTTTTCGACATCTTTTGCCTTTGCTCTCATAATCCTGTCGCCGAACATGGCAAGTTTGCCAACAATACTTACATCAGACTTGTATGCAACTTCAACTTTGCCTGGTGATACTTCTTTAAGATCTACAGAGGTCTTGTTCTTGAAATGACCAAGCTTTGTTACATCTTCGCCTTCTCCTTCAATCTCAAGGTGCGTCGGTTTCTCAACTTTGGTCATCCTGTTTATGAACTTCAGTTTTGCTGTAATAATACCGACCTTCTGCTTTACAATGCATTCATAGGAATTATCGTCAATAATCCTGACTGATTCTGTTCCCGGTATGCATGTCATGATACTTTCCGGTTTCAGCATAAAATCAAACAACTTATCAATTGGTGCATCTACCGTAAAACTTCCCTCAATAACCATTAAAACCTCCTTTTCATAGAAATAATCTTCATCGCTATCTTTCTGATTACCGTTTACTTTTTTGGACGTGTTTTTTCAATGACATCGGCCAAAATCTGATAGCTCGCGTTTCCAGGGGTTGTTGCCTGATCAATTAAAAGGTCTATGAATGACAGGCCCTGAGCATTAACCCACTCTCTGTGAGGCTTATCGCCTGTGCCGAACATATGTCTGGCACAATCTATTGCACTGCCTGTTTTTGCTTTTTTACCGCATACAGGGCAAATTACGGGATCATTTGTCGGATCGCTCATGTTTTATTCCTCCTCGTTTATTATTTCCCTTGTGCTTCTTTTTCTTTCTTTTCCTTTAAAGCATTGAGAATCATCTCAGGCCTTACAGGGCATTCCTTCATTTGTATGCCAAAACGATGGAAAAGCGCATTGCCTATTGCTGCGGCAGTCGGGTTGGTAAGACCTTCGCCGGCTTCTTTTGCACCGTATGGTCCTTCCGGCTCGTATGTGTCAATCTCTGCAATGTTTGCCGGGGGCATCTCTGTGGAACGGATCATCTTGTAATCCACCAGGTTCGGGTTCATTAACTTGCCGTCTTCGTAGGGCATGTATTCAAGGTAACCATAGCCGGCAGCCATGGAGAATGCACCTTCAAGCTGACCGATAAGCCCGAGATGGTTGATTGGCTGACCGCAGTCATGAGCTGTCATACTGTCGACAAGCGTGATCTTCCCTGTTTCCTCATCAACCTCAACCTCAACACCCTGAAGCATGTAACTGTATGCCGGGGAGATCATGCCTTTACGGTGAGGTGTATAGTAGCCTCTGCCGACAATCCTCTGACCGTCTTTACCGCGGAGCGCCTTCCTTACTAATTGAACGAATTCTTCACCTCTTTCCGGGCGGGCAATGGCATGTACCCATCCGTCTTTTATATCAAGGTCGTATACAATGTTTAATCCTGACTGCGCGTATGCGAACTCAAGAAGCTGTTTTTTTGCACTTTCTGCTGCCATCTTTGTAGCATTGCCTGTCATAAGGGTCTGTCTTGAACCCCATGCGCCGAGATCGGCAGGACAGTGATCGGTATCGCCCGAATGTACTTTAATATCTCCTACTTTAACACCCAGTGCCTCTGCGCAGATAATGGCCATTGTCGTATTTGAACCCTGGCCTATTTCCTGTGCGCCTATATGCAGTTCCACAGTTCCGTCCTGATTAATGGTAACTACTGCAGAGGAGAATGAGTAAGGGGTGTCAAACCAGTTGAAGATACCGCCTGACATAAAACCACAGGCAGAGAGGCCGATAGATCTATTTGCCGGCAATTTGCCTTTTGATGCGATCCATTTTTTGATTTCATCGTAGCACTGATCAATGCCGCAACTGGCGATTGTTGCCTGGCCCGGTACTTCGTAGCCTTCATAGTGGGAGTTTTTTCTTCTCATTTCTATAGGATCAAGCCCAAGATCAGCGGCGATCCATTCGATCTGCTGCTCCGAACACCACATAGCCTGAGGAGCGCCGAAACCGCGCATTGATGTAGATGGCAATGTATTGGTGTATACCCTGTAGCCATCATACCGGTAGCCCTTCCATCTGTAAGGGAAAGAGTGAAAAAAGCCTGTAAGGTAAAGCGCTGTTGCACCCATACCCGTGTATGCGCCGCCGTTAGTAAACACCTTGGCTTCACGGGCACAGAAGGTGCCGTCTTTTTTCACGCCGGTCCGCACATAGTAGAACATGGGGGTACGACGCTTTGTAGCAATGAAATCCTCTTCTCTTGTATAAATAATCTTAACAGGTCTGAAGAGCTTCATGGAAAGTATAGCGCTGCAGAAGATTGCGCCGTCGAGTTCAAATTTGCCGCCGAAACCGCCGCCGACATACTGAGCTATGACACGCACATCGCCCTCTCTCATCCCGAGTACACCGGCCATAAGTGCCTGCATATAGTAAGCAGACTGGTTGGATGAATAAATGGTCATTTTTTTCTCAGGAGTATAACTTGATACGGCTGCGCGGGTTTCCATACACATATGTGCCTGGCCGCCGCACTTGAACCAGTCTTCTCTGACATACTCTGCTTCATCAAATGCTTCTTCCACTTCGCCCCACTCGATATGGCGGGTAACATTGATATTACGCTCGAATCCTTCATGTATTTCAGGTGCATCTTTCTTTATAGCGTCAAGCGGTTCATAAACTCCCTGGAGTACTTCATATTCGACATCAATATAGTCAAGAGCTTTTTCTGCAATTTCTTCGGTTATGGCAGCTACTGCTGCAACAGGCTCACCAATATAACGGACTTTATCGACGGGCAGTATCTGCTCATCGCAAAGGTCTTTGTAACGCCGCCATATACCCTGTTTAATTCCCAAGGTATCCTTGCCTGTCACAACACCATAAACACCTGGAATCTCCATCGCCCTGCTGTAATCAATATTCAGAATTTTTGCATGAGGGTGCGGGCTGCGTAGAATTTTACCATAGAGCATACCCGGCAGCTTAATGTCGAAGGTATATTCTGCCCTGCCGGTCACTTTTGCTACGCCGTCTATATTATGGACATGGGTATTTAGTACCGTGAATTTTGAGTGTGGGTTGATTACGGTGTATTTGTTCATGATTTTGCCTCCGTATATTTACCTTTTGCCGCTCCATCTATTGCCCGGACAATGCTATTATAGCCGGTGCAACGGCATATATTTCCTTCAATGCCTTCTTTAATCTCCCGTTCGGTAAGACTCTTGCTCTCATTGAGCAATGCCTGTGCAGACATAATCATACCAGGAGCACAAAAACCGCACTGGTAGGAACCGTTATCAATAAATGCCTTCTGGATAGGCGCCAGTTCTCCGTTTACTTCCAGCCCTTCAACAGTGGTTATCTGGTGACCCTCTGCCTGTACTGCAAGTACCGAACATGACTTTATGGCCATACCATCGATCATTAATGTACATGCACCGCAGGATACCGTATCACATCCCCTTTTTGTTCCTGTTAAGCCTATATGATCTCTTATCGCTTCCACTAAAAGTGTTTTCGGGTTTATATATAGCTCATAATCCTGCCCGTTTACATTGAGCGTTAGTAATTTCTTTTCCATATTCTATCCTCCTTTCTCGGTTAGCCTTTTGCTTGTTCCCAGGCCTGTTTCAGCATCCTCTTTGTCAGTACACCCAGTATATGCCTTCTATGCTCCTCTGAACCATGGATATCAGCAACAGGCTCACTGTCTTCGGATGCTATTGCGCCTGCTTCAGCAAACAGTTTTTCATCATATGCCTTTCCAATTAACAAATCTTCAATTCTCTTCACCCTTTTCGGTGTCGGGCCGGCATTGCCGAGAACAACACGTACATCTTTACATTTACCTTTGCCGTCAAGTGTAACAGCCGCAGCAGTTCCAACAATGCCCATATCGCTGTCAAGGAGGTTGAATTTCTGATAGGCTGCACCGGATTTCGGCTCAGGAGCAGGTACATGTACTTCCAATACCAGTTCATGATCCATGACTGTTTCAAAATAGTCGACAAAGAACTCATCAAGCGGTACTGTTCTTTCGCCTTTTGCGTTTCCTATCTTTATATTTGCCTTTAATGCGATCAGGACAGCTCCGGGGTCTCCTGCAGAATCTGCATGTGCAAGATTGCCGCCGATGGTACCCCAGTTTCTAACCTGGATTGAGGCAAGCTTGTTCTCCATTGAAACCAATACAGGATAGTGTTTCTTAACCACATCGGATTTTTCAATGGTACGGTGAGTTGTTGTAGCGCCGATTCTCAGCCCATCTTTAGCATTGAACTTGATATAATCGAGTTCCTTGACATGCTTGATATCAAGCATGTATTCCGGGGAAATCATTCCCTGCCTCATTACAATAAGTAATGACTGGCCGCCGCATATCACCTTGCAATCTTCATGCTCAGCATACATGGCAAGCATTTCCTTAAGCGTACCAGGCTTTAGGTAATTAAAATCGTTAATCATAGTCCTCTCCTTTCTTTCATTATTGTCCTCTTCTGCTCTCTTATTGCTTCTCTTTTTTTTCTTTTCTTTGCCCTTCCCTCGTTTTCAGCTTTTTTCCCACTTCCGCTATCTCCCCCGTTATATCTTCAACATTTTGTATCCACTTCGGACTCATGTGGATATCATCCGGCATCCCGAATTTATTGTCCTGGACCTCATGCTCCTTTTTGTATTGAGCCTTTAAATCATCAATCTGGCTTGGTCCAAGGGACACACCACGATACTCCTTGGAAAAACACAGATAAAAATGTCTTCCCCTGTATATGGCACATTCAGTGCAAACCCCTTTTGAAATCGGACATGTCATCTTTATTTTTGCCATGAAAACTCCATGAAAACTCTATTTTCGAAAAGATCAACTATAAGTGAAATTATTTACAATATTTATTAAAATGTCAAGATATTTTAATATTATATTTTTACCATAATAAACTAATCATTTACAACACACTGTAATTTTAACAGTTATTTAATACTTTATTTGTTTACTATAGTGAACACAATAATGATGACCCTAAATAATTCTTTATTGCAAAAAATAAATAATTATTGTATACAAATATTATGTTGACAAACAAGTTATAATTGCTATTAATTTAGGGTAAGTAAGTAATTTAAGAGGAGGAGTTAACCATGAAAGGCAACTTATTTTATCGTTTTTTTCTTTTAGTATTATTTGTATCTTTCTGTCTTGTCTCATTCCCTGATGGCGCAGCAGCACAAAAGGTAATTTCACTTAACTATTCCAACTTTTTTCAGGCAGGTCATAAAAACAGCATTGTTTCAGAACAATGGTGCAAAGAGATCGAAAAAAGGACAAACGGCAGAGTTAAAATAACATATTTTCCTGGCGGCACACTGACACCGGCACCTCAAACTTACGATAGCGTAGTAAAAGGCATTGCCGATATCGGTTTTAGTGTTCTCGGTTACTCAAGGGGAAAATTCCCTATGATGGCAATGATTGATCTGCCTCTTGGCTATAAGAGCGGGACAGTTGCAACTAAGCTTATAAATGAGTTCTATAAGAAATTTAAACCGAAAGAACTCGACGAGGTCCATGTTTTATACTTACATGCCCATGGCCCCGGCATAGTGCATACCAAAAAGCCGGTATATAAGCTCGAAGACCTTAAAGGTATGAAAATAAGGGCTCAGGGAAGCGTAGTGCCTATCGTACAGAAATTAGGCGGCGCTCCGGTTGGCGCACCGATGCCTGAGACATACGACGCATTACGCACAGGCGTTGTTGAAGGATCTATGGCTCCATTTGAAGCCCTTGAAGGCTGGAAATGGGGTGAAATCATTAAATCCACGACCGAGTGTTACGGCTCAGCCTACACAGCAGGCATGTTTGTTGTAATGAATAAAGCTAAATGGGATGCTCTACCTCCTGACATACAAAAAATATTTAACGAAGTTAGCGCTGAGTGGTTAGAAAAGCAGGGAAAAGTCTGGGATGAAATCGACAAATCAGGCAGAGAATTTACTTTGAAAAAAGGAAATAAGGTCATACCATTATCAAAAGAAGAGGATGCGAGATGGGCAGCAGCCGTAAGACCATTGCTCGATCAGTATGCAAACGATATCAAGGCAAAAGGTCTTCCCGGCGACGAGGCATTGAAGTTCTGTCTTGACTTCCTGAAGAAGAACTGATTAACCCTGTAATTAAATTAAAGAGGGATGCCCAGCATCCCTCTTTTTTTATACACTAATTTATTCGCAATATTTTGTTTTTTTGTTATTAACCCGAATATGTCACTGTCAACAGTGTTGGGTTGTCCTAAGCAAACCATCGTGAGGTGAGTAAGCCCGGTCTTTGTCGCTCAGCACTTCCCTCGCGATTAAACCCTTGCATAAGCAAAAGTTCCAAACAACTCCATCAGGTTCACTATTGAAACAGCCTCCATGCCAGAGGACATATCCTGTGCCCTCTAATACTGATGGATTACATAATTATTATCTTGTGTGCTATAATTAAATATATTTTTTGAAAGATTCAGGTAAATTGGCATGAATGATGAAGAAAAAACCAGAGAAGAGCTTTTAAAGGAGTT contains these protein-coding regions:
- a CDS encoding xanthine dehydrogenase family protein molybdopterin-binding subunit codes for the protein MNKYTVINPHSKFTVLNTHVHNIDGVAKVTGRAEYTFDIKLPGMLYGKILRSPHPHAKILNIDYSRAMEIPGVYGVVTGKDTLGIKQGIWRRYKDLCDEQILPVDKVRYIGEPVAAVAAITEEIAEKALDYIDVEYEVLQGVYEPLDAIKKDAPEIHEGFERNINVTRHIEWGEVEEAFDEAEYVREDWFKCGGQAHMCMETRAAVSSYTPEKKMTIYSSNQSAYYMQALMAGVLGMREGDVRVIAQYVGGGFGGKFELDGAIFCSAILSMKLFRPVKIIYTREEDFIATKRRTPMFYYVRTGVKKDGTFCAREAKVFTNGGAYTGMGATALYLTGFFHSFPYRWKGYRYDGYRVYTNTLPSTSMRGFGAPQAMWCSEQQIEWIAADLGLDPIEMRRKNSHYEGYEVPGQATIASCGIDQCYDEIKKWIASKGKLPANRSIGLSACGFMSGGIFNWFDTPYSFSSAVVTINQDGTVELHIGAQEIGQGSNTTMAIICAEALGVKVGDIKVHSGDTDHCPADLGAWGSRQTLMTGNATKMAAESAKKQLLEFAYAQSGLNIVYDLDIKDGWVHAIARPERGEEFVQLVRKALRGKDGQRIVGRGYYTPHRKGMISPAYSYMLQGVEVEVDEETGKITLVDSMTAHDCGQPINHLGLIGQLEGAFSMAAGYGYLEYMPYEDGKLMNPNLVDYKMIRSTEMPPANIAEIDTYEPEGPYGAKEAGEGLTNPTAAAIGNALFHRFGIQMKECPVRPEMILNALKEKKEKEAQGK
- a CDS encoding cysteine desulfurase family protein, producing MDRIYLDHASTTPVDRQVLDAMLPYFIEQFGNPSSALIEEGGMPNKAIDEARNKVAKLVNAEKEEIIFTGSATESNNLAIKGLALANKDKGKKILISDIEHYSVMNQADFLRKFGFEVDFIKVDNYGIVDLEDLKNKLTDNTILVSVMHANLEIGTIEPIEEIALFLMERGVLLHSDGTGTCGRIPVDVKNLGVDTMTISPHQFYGPKGVAALYMKRGTKLISFIQGGSQEMGYRAGTENVPGIVGFGEAARIAMEEMDERVEGLTRLSRRLWDGLASSIEYIHFTGHPTKRLPGHTSFWIEFVEGESLLLWLNLNGIASASGSACASNMMAVDETGLRASHVLTAVGVPPEICSGSISFSLGKDNKTEEVEHVLSVIPGIVKRLMGMSPLYEKARKSGISMGKEV
- a CDS encoding (2Fe-2S)-binding protein, translated to MEKKLLTLNVNGQDYELYINPKTLLVEAIRDHIGLTGTKRGCDTVSCGACTLMIDGMAIKSCSVLAVQAEGHQITTVEGLEVNGELAPIQKAFIDNGSYQCGFCAPGMIMSAQALLNESKSLTEREIKEGIEGNICRCTGYNSIVRAIDGAAKGKYTEAKS
- a CDS encoding SRPBCC domain-containing protein, whose translation is MVIEGSFTVDAPIDKLFDFMLKPESIMTCIPGTESVRIIDDNSYECIVKQKVGIITAKLKFINRMTKVEKPTHLEIEGEGEDVTKLGHFKNKTSVDLKEVSPGKVEVAYKSDVSIVGKLAMFGDRIMRAKAKDVEKDFTKNLQEKLKAIV
- a CDS encoding xanthine dehydrogenase family protein subunit M codes for the protein MINDFNYLKPGTLKEMLAMYAEHEDCKVICGGQSLLIVMRQGMISPEYMLDIKHVKELDYIKFNAKDGLRIGATTTHRTIEKSDVVKKHYPVLVSMENKLASIQVRNWGTIGGNLAHADSAGDPGAVLIALKANIKIGNAKGERTVPLDEFFVDYFETVMDHELVLEVHVPAPEPKSGAAYQKFNLLDSDMGIVGTAAAVTLDGKGKCKDVRVVLGNAGPTPKRVKRIEDLLIGKAYDEKLFAEAGAIASEDSEPVADIHGSEEHRRHILGVLTKRMLKQAWEQAKG
- a CDS encoding TRAP transporter substrate-binding protein, with the protein product MKGNLFYRFFLLVLFVSFCLVSFPDGAAAQKVISLNYSNFFQAGHKNSIVSEQWCKEIEKRTNGRVKITYFPGGTLTPAPQTYDSVVKGIADIGFSVLGYSRGKFPMMAMIDLPLGYKSGTVATKLINEFYKKFKPKELDEVHVLYLHAHGPGIVHTKKPVYKLEDLKGMKIRAQGSVVPIVQKLGGAPVGAPMPETYDALRTGVVEGSMAPFEALEGWKWGEIIKSTTECYGSAYTAGMFVVMNKAKWDALPPDIQKIFNEVSAEWLEKQGKVWDEIDKSGREFTLKKGNKVIPLSKEEDARWAAAVRPLLDQYANDIKAKGLPGDEALKFCLDFLKKN
- the nifU gene encoding Fe-S cluster assembly scaffold protein NifU, with product MAKGPYSDKVMDHFMNPRNMGEIEDADGVGEVGNPACGDVMKLYLKIEGDKIVDAKFKTFGCGAAIASSSMTTELIKGKTIDEALRISNEAVTEALGGLPPAKQHCSVLAEEALKVALEDYKKKKEQG